The following is a genomic window from Armatimonadota bacterium.
AACGCCTCACGCGTCCGGCCTCCCGCCGTCGCCGGCCCGTTCTATGCCGGCGACGCGGCGACCTTGGCGCGGCAAGTGGACGGGTATCTCGCCTCAGCGAAGGCACCGGCCAAGCATCGGCCGGTGGTCGCGCTGATCGCCCCTCACGCAGGCTACGAGTACTGCGGCAAGGTTGCCGCCGCCGCCTATCGCCTGCTGCAAGGCCGCGACATCTCGACGGTGGTCGTCGTCGGACCCAGCCACAGCGCGCGCTTCCCCGGCGCCGCGCTGTGCTCCGCCGACGCATGGGAGACCCCGCTCGGCACGGTGCCGGCCGACGGCGAGATCATCGCGGCGCTCGCGACGCGCGACGCCTTCGATGTCCGCGACGAACCTCACGGGCCCGAGCACTGCATTGAAGTCCAGCTCCCGTTCCTGCAGCGAACCGTCGGCGACTTCCGCCTCGTGCCCGTGCTCATGAGCGATTTCTCGCGCGAGAACTGCGCGCGCGTGGGTAAAGGGTTGGCCGAGGCGCTTGCCGGCCGCAGCGCGCTTCTGGTGGCGAGTTCCGACATGTCCCATTACCCCGCCTACGACGATGCCTGCAAGGCCGACCGGGAGATGCTCGACGCGCTCCGCACCTTTGACGCGGACAAGGTTCTGGCGAAGGACGCGGAGGTGATGGGCGGGCGAACGCCGCGCCTCGCGTGCACCCTGTGCGGTTTGGGGCCGGTCATAGCGGTGATGCGGGCCGCGAAGCTGATGGGCGCGGATGAGGTCGAAATCCTGAGCTACGCTAACTCCGGCGACGTCGTGCCGCAGATGAGGAATCGCGTCGTCGGCTACTGCGCAGTGGCGATGTATGGAGACGCGAACGCGTCGGATTCCGGAGCGGCGCGGGCGACCGCAAAGGAGGCTGCGACAATGAGTGACAAGCCCGCCGACAAAGCGACCCAGCCCGACGAAGGCGAACTGAATGAAGAGCAGCAGCGCAAGCTTCTGCGCCTGGCCCGGCGCGCGATCGAGGAATACGTCCGCACCGGCAAGGTGATCAAGGTGACCGAGGACGACCCGCTCCTCAATCAGCCTCGCGGCTGCTTTGTCACCCTCAAGCAGGGCGACATGCTGCGCGGCTGCATCGGCGACCTCGAGGGCCGCGAGCCCCTCTACCTCAACATACGCGACAAGGCCATCGCCTCGGCGACACAGGACTTTCGCTTTGAGCCCGTCCGGCACGGCGCGGTCCAAGACCTCGACATCGAGATATCGGTGCTGTCGCCGCTGCGGAGGGTCGCCGATCCGTCGGAGATCGTCGCCGGCAAGCACGGTGTGCTGGTGCGCGAGGGCCACCGCGGCGGCGTGTACCTGCCGCAGGTGGCGACGGAACAGGGCTGGAGCC
Proteins encoded in this region:
- the amrB gene encoding AmmeMemoRadiSam system protein B codes for the protein MGERAVESSLVMTPGKLNLANHGSARPLASLTLVVLLVVLTGCARSTRTTASALSNASRVRPPAVAGPFYAGDAATLARQVDGYLASAKAPAKHRPVVALIAPHAGYEYCGKVAAAAYRLLQGRDISTVVVVGPSHSARFPGAALCSADAWETPLGTVPADGEIIAALATRDAFDVRDEPHGPEHCIEVQLPFLQRTVGDFRLVPVLMSDFSRENCARVGKGLAEALAGRSALLVASSDMSHYPAYDDACKADREMLDALRTFDADKVLAKDAEVMGGRTPRLACTLCGLGPVIAVMRAAKLMGADEVEILSYANSGDVVPQMRNRVVGYCAVAMYGDANASDSGAARATAKEAATMSDKPADKATQPDEGELNEEQQRKLLRLARRAIEEYVRTGKVIKVTEDDPLLNQPRGCFVTLKQGDMLRGCIGDLEGREPLYLNIRDKAIASATQDFRFEPVRHGAVQDLDIEISVLSPLRRVADPSEIVAGKHGVLVREGHRGGVYLPQVATEQGWSREEMLTHLCQYKAGLAPDAWKRGAELYSFTAQVFGEKELGE